A single genomic interval of Hafnia alvei harbors:
- the ugpE gene encoding sn-glycerol-3-phosphate ABC transporter permease UgpE — protein sequence MIENRKGLDVFCHIMLVLGVMVILFPLYVAFVAATLDKQQVFDVPMTLLPGSRLWHNVSQVWHQGVGSAGAPFGIQLMNSFIMALVITVGKITVSMLSAFAIVYFRFPLRNLFFWLIFITLMLPVEVRIFPTVEVMANLNLMDSYTGLTLPLMASATATFLFRQFFMTLPHELLEAARIDGAGPMRFFRDVLFPLSKTNLAALFVITFIYGWNQYLWPLLITSDPSMGTAVAGIKSAISSGESATQWQLVMAALLMTLLPPLLVVLGMQRWFVRGLVDSEK from the coding sequence ATGATTGAGAACCGCAAAGGCTTAGATGTGTTTTGTCACATTATGCTGGTGTTGGGCGTGATGGTGATTTTATTCCCGCTGTATGTGGCGTTTGTTGCCGCAACGCTCGATAAGCAACAGGTGTTTGATGTGCCAATGACGCTGCTCCCCGGCTCACGGCTGTGGCATAACGTTTCGCAGGTTTGGCATCAGGGGGTAGGCAGCGCCGGAGCACCATTTGGTATTCAGTTGATGAATAGCTTTATTATGGCGCTCGTGATTACGGTGGGGAAAATTACGGTCTCAATGCTTTCCGCATTTGCGATTGTCTATTTCCGTTTCCCATTGCGTAACCTGTTTTTCTGGTTGATATTCATCACGTTAATGTTGCCGGTCGAGGTGAGGATTTTTCCCACGGTTGAAGTGATGGCAAACCTAAATCTGATGGATAGCTACACGGGATTAACGCTGCCGCTGATGGCTTCGGCAACCGCAACGTTTTTATTCCGACAGTTTTTTATGACGCTGCCGCATGAGCTGCTAGAGGCTGCGCGTATCGATGGTGCTGGGCCGATGCGTTTTTTCCGCGATGTGCTGTTCCCTCTTTCTAAAACGAATTTAGCGGCGCTGTTTGTCATTACGTTTATCTATGGGTGGAATCAATATCTTTGGCCGCTGCTGATAACCAGCGATCCCTCAATGGGAACGGCGGTCGCCGGCATTAAAAGCGCCATCTCGAGTGGAGAGAGCGCAACGCAGTGGCAACTTGTGATGGCCGCATTGCTGATGACGCTATTACCTCCGCTGTTGGTGGTATTGGGTATGCAGCGCTGGTTCGTCCGTGGTCTGGTTGATAGCGAGAAATAA